A DNA window from Pseudomonas sp. B21-056 contains the following coding sequences:
- a CDS encoding non-ribosomal peptide synthetase — MSGLQGFRISPQQAALYPHIKGAAEHPFGCHLQWSLSGPTDVDALNSRLGALMAGSEILRTRLVPVPGLRHPVQVIDEAGTLTVARLDLRRHSLADQDAELARLAAQPRDWTTPLAMTLVQLADEVSVLDLAGAGSHFDLASLRLLADALLQDAQPDLSEALQYADYAEWRWNLVEDEPDHPGVSFWKTLDEAEQPALQLSLEAPSAAGFAPARQTLALPADLARHPALTAQLMLAAWAALLGRLAGQQQVPLTLIHESRGPELDNVLGVFEQCLPLNIDLDPQATLLQQSQQLAASVERSAGWQDYYTRDLTTGYAFAWRSGDARERYADALMNPVKACLNVRQLPDSLHASVTYDHHTLSVEAARSLGEQWLQLLQGALAEPQQAWSHLPLGGPLQSAIIDNAPSSPSIEALTLVDLIARQVRQQPNAIALSDTDGDLSYARLDACATHLAHQLVAAGISRDVPVGILFPRSNAAIVAMLAVLKAGGAYVPIDPSYPADRRAYMLADSGIAHIVVSAELADSLPVTLQRFVLDDLGEADVSELPPLPLPDANALAYLIYTSGSTGAPKAVEISHGALSFSTQVRMAAYEAPVRAYLLLSSFAFDSSVAGIFWTLAQGGRLVLPAPGEELEMARLAQLVAQHKVSHGLSLPSLYQALLDQLQRSGSADSLECWIVAGEACPPALVAQHSKTLPQARLVNEYGPTEATVWASYEVLEPSRSVSIGRPIAGMDLRLLNEFDQACGIGEPGEIVLAGPTLARGYRNKPEETAKAFVTLADGTRAYRTGDLACWLADGRLAFLGRKDHQVKVRGYRIELGEIERQLCSHSDVREAAVIVQEHAAGKRLLAYVLAAHGYAPDSEAIKRFLGERLPSYMVPARVLTLATFPRTPNGKLDSRQLPDPDQFDESTHVAPRNAMETTLQAIVAKVLKLASVSVTDNFFAIGGDSILSLQVVAQAHEQGIALSAKQVFERQTVAAMAEVAQPLAESAAEPVADSAEFSASGLSDDEMQALMAELDEADL; from the coding sequence ATGAGCGGACTCCAAGGTTTTCGTATCTCGCCGCAACAGGCAGCGCTGTATCCCCACATCAAGGGTGCTGCCGAGCACCCGTTCGGTTGCCACCTGCAATGGTCCCTGTCCGGCCCGACCGACGTCGACGCGCTGAACAGCCGCCTGGGCGCGTTGATGGCCGGCAGTGAAATCCTGCGGACCCGCCTGGTGCCGGTACCAGGCCTGCGCCATCCGGTGCAGGTGATCGACGAGGCCGGTACACTGACGGTGGCCCGGTTGGATCTGCGCCGACACAGCCTCGCCGATCAGGACGCCGAACTGGCACGCCTCGCTGCGCAGCCACGGGACTGGACCACACCGCTGGCCATGACCCTGGTGCAACTGGCGGATGAAGTATCGGTGCTGGACCTGGCCGGCGCCGGCAGCCATTTCGACCTCGCCAGCCTCAGACTGCTAGCCGACGCCCTGCTGCAAGATGCCCAGCCGGATCTGTCCGAAGCCCTGCAATACGCCGACTACGCCGAATGGCGCTGGAACCTGGTGGAAGACGAACCGGACCATCCGGGTGTGAGCTTCTGGAAAACCCTGGACGAGGCCGAGCAGCCCGCCTTGCAGTTGTCCCTCGAAGCGCCCAGCGCTGCCGGCTTCGCGCCCGCCCGTCAAACACTGGCCCTGCCCGCCGACCTCGCCCGGCACCCGGCCCTGACCGCGCAGTTGATGCTCGCCGCCTGGGCTGCGTTGCTCGGTCGACTGGCCGGCCAGCAGCAGGTCCCGCTGACCTTGATCCACGAAAGCCGCGGTCCCGAACTGGACAACGTCCTGGGCGTGTTCGAGCAGTGCCTGCCCCTGAACATCGACCTGGATCCCCAGGCCACCTTGCTCCAGCAAAGCCAACAGTTGGCCGCCTCGGTGGAACGCAGCGCCGGCTGGCAAGACTATTACACCCGGGATCTCACCACGGGCTACGCCTTCGCCTGGCGTTCGGGCGATGCCCGGGAACGCTATGCCGATGCACTGATGAATCCGGTGAAGGCCTGCCTGAACGTGCGCCAATTGCCGGACAGCCTGCACGCCAGCGTCACCTATGATCATCACACCCTGAGCGTCGAAGCCGCACGCAGCCTTGGCGAACAATGGCTGCAACTGCTGCAAGGCGCCCTGGCCGAGCCGCAACAGGCCTGGTCCCACCTGCCGCTCGGCGGACCGTTGCAATCGGCGATTATCGACAACGCGCCAAGCTCGCCCTCCATCGAAGCGCTGACACTGGTGGACTTGATTGCCCGCCAGGTTCGTCAGCAACCGAACGCCATCGCCCTCAGCGACACCGACGGCGACCTGAGCTACGCCCGCCTCGACGCCTGCGCAACCCATCTGGCCCATCAACTGGTGGCCGCCGGCATCAGCCGCGACGTACCGGTCGGCATCCTGTTCCCGCGCAGCAACGCCGCCATCGTCGCCATGCTCGCGGTGTTGAAAGCCGGTGGCGCCTATGTGCCGATTGACCCGAGCTACCCAGCCGATCGTCGCGCCTACATGCTGGCCGACAGCGGCATCGCCCACATTGTGGTCAGTGCCGAACTGGCCGACAGCCTGCCGGTCACCCTGCAACGTTTCGTGCTCGATGACCTGGGCGAAGCAGACGTGAGCGAGCTGCCGCCGCTGCCCCTGCCGGACGCGAACGCCCTCGCCTACCTGATCTACACCTCGGGCTCCACCGGCGCGCCGAAAGCCGTGGAAATCAGCCACGGCGCCCTGAGTTTCTCGACCCAGGTGCGCATGGCCGCCTATGAGGCACCGGTGCGCGCCTACCTGCTGCTGTCGTCGTTTGCCTTCGACAGCTCGGTCGCCGGGATCTTCTGGACCCTGGCCCAAGGTGGCCGGCTGGTACTGCCGGCGCCGGGGGAAGAGCTGGAGATGGCGCGCCTGGCGCAATTGGTTGCCCAGCACAAGGTCAGTCACGGCCTGTCGCTGCCATCGCTCTATCAGGCCCTGCTCGATCAATTGCAGCGCAGTGGCAGCGCCGACAGCCTCGAGTGCTGGATTGTCGCCGGTGAAGCCTGCCCGCCGGCACTGGTCGCGCAACACAGCAAGACCCTGCCCCAGGCCCGCCTGGTGAACGAATACGGCCCTACCGAAGCCACGGTCTGGGCCAGTTACGAGGTGTTGGAGCCGAGCCGCAGCGTCAGCATCGGCCGCCCGATTGCCGGCATGGACCTGCGCCTGCTGAACGAGTTCGACCAGGCCTGCGGCATCGGTGAACCGGGCGAGATCGTTCTCGCCGGGCCGACCCTGGCGCGGGGCTACCGCAACAAACCCGAAGAAACCGCCAAGGCTTTCGTCACCCTGGCCGACGGCACCCGCGCCTACCGCACCGGTGACCTGGCGTGCTGGCTGGCCGACGGACGCCTGGCGTTCCTCGGGCGCAAGGACCACCAGGTCAAAGTGCGCGGCTACCGCATCGAACTCGGCGAAATCGAACGGCAACTGTGCAGCCACAGCGACGTGCGCGAAGCCGCGGTGATCGTCCAGGAACACGCCGCCGGCAAACGCCTGCTCGCCTACGTCCTCGCCGCCCATGGCTATGCGCCGGATTCGGAGGCGATCAAACGCTTCCTCGGCGAGCGCCTGCCGTCGTACATGGTCCCGGCCCGGGTGCTGACCCTGGCGACGTTCCCACGCACGCCCAACGGCAAGCTCGACAGCCGCCAGTTGCCCGACCCGGATCAGTTCGACGAAAGCACCCACGTCGCGCCGCGCAACGCCATGGAAACCACCTTGCAAGCCATCGTCGCCAAGGTCTTGAAGCTGGCGAGCGTGAGCGTCACCGACAACTTCTTCGCCATCGGCGGTGACTCGATCCTGAGCCTGCAAGTGGTGGCCCAGGCCCATGAGCAAGGCATCGCGCTCTCGGCCAAACAAGTCTTCGAACGCCAGACCGTCGCCGCCATGGCTGAGGTCGCGCAACCGCTGGCCGAATCCGCCGCCGAGCCGGTGGCAGACAGTGCCGAGTTCAGCGCCTCGGGCCTGTCCGACGACGAAATGCAAGCGCTGATGGCCGAACTGGACGAGGCCGACCTGTGA
- a CDS encoding TauD/TfdA family dioxygenase, whose protein sequence is MSIVPPSPRALGAVRRKAMNVSEQQLVTERLLSPEHALPLVIEPAVSGVDLVAWAAGERESLEKKLLQYGALLFRGFNVASVEQFDQVIATLSPGALEYMFRASPRTRVGGNIYTSTDYPADQMIFPHNEHSYSPRFPLRLFFYCQLPSETGGETPIGSTRAVKAGISPEIEARFRDKGVLYVRNYGDGFGLPWQSVFQSEDRGEVEAYCESVGIEVEWKDNNRLRTRQRGPAVVRHPRTGEEVWFNHATFFHISTLPPHIRDSLQGNFSDLDLPTNTFYGDGEPIEPQVLAALRAAYLDSLVRFSWQQGDVLFIDNMLAVHGREPFTGKRAIMTGMAEALLSSDVAI, encoded by the coding sequence ATGTCTATCGTGCCCCCATCGCCCCGCGCCCTTGGCGCCGTGCGCCGCAAAGCCATGAACGTCTCGGAACAGCAACTGGTCACCGAGCGCCTGCTCAGCCCGGAGCATGCCCTGCCACTGGTAATCGAACCGGCGGTCAGCGGTGTCGATCTGGTCGCCTGGGCCGCTGGCGAACGCGAGTCCCTGGAGAAAAAACTGCTGCAATACGGTGCCCTGCTATTTCGCGGGTTCAACGTGGCGTCCGTCGAACAGTTCGACCAGGTGATCGCCACCCTCTCCCCGGGCGCCCTGGAATATATGTTCCGCGCGTCGCCCCGGACCCGGGTCGGCGGCAACATCTACACCTCGACCGACTACCCGGCCGACCAGATGATTTTCCCCCACAACGAACACTCCTATTCGCCGCGCTTCCCGCTGCGACTGTTCTTCTATTGCCAGCTCCCCTCCGAGACCGGCGGCGAAACCCCGATCGGCTCGACCCGTGCGGTCAAGGCCGGTATCAGCCCGGAGATCGAAGCACGCTTCCGCGACAAAGGCGTGCTGTACGTACGCAACTATGGCGACGGTTTCGGCCTGCCATGGCAGTCCGTATTCCAGTCCGAAGACCGCGGCGAAGTCGAAGCCTACTGCGAAAGCGTCGGCATCGAAGTGGAATGGAAAGACAACAATCGCCTGCGCACCCGCCAACGCGGCCCGGCCGTGGTGCGCCACCCGCGTACCGGTGAAGAGGTCTGGTTCAACCATGCGACCTTCTTCCACATCAGCACCCTGCCGCCGCACATCCGCGATTCGCTGCAGGGCAACTTCAGCGATCTCGACCTGCCCACCAACACCTTTTATGGCGACGGCGAACCCATCGAGCCGCAGGTCCTGGCGGCGCTGCGAGCGGCCTACCTCGACTCGCTGGTGCGCTTCAGCTGGCAACAGGGCGACGTGTTGTTCATCGACAACATGCTCGCGGTCCATGGTCGCGAACCCTTTACCGGCAAGCGCGCAATCATGACCGGCATGGCCGAGGCCCTGCTGTCGAGCGACGTCGCTATTTGA